In Alloyangia pacifica, the following proteins share a genomic window:
- the murJ gene encoding murein biosynthesis integral membrane protein MurJ → MKPIRLISGILTVGFWTLASRVLGVAREIFILAYIGPGPVMDAFVAAFRLPNMFRRFFAEGAFNAAFVPIFSKKYEGKENPLKFGSDAMNGLAFVLLVLSALALIFMPALVWATAGGFAGDARFDLTIGYGRIVFPYIFFISLAALFSGALNATGHFAAAAAAPVLLNIFVIIAMVTGRAMGGEIIEWLVWAIPFAGVAQLVLVWVAAERAGIRLRPGRPVWTKDMKRLLRVAIPAALAGGVMQVNLLVGQQVASTFEKAVGWLYAADRLYQLPLGVVGIAVGIVLLPDLSRRLKAQDDAGARHAFSRAGELSLALTVPAAVALVVVPFPIVSVLFQRGATSVADAQAIAFAVAIYGLGLPAFVLQKVLQPLFFAREDTRTPFRYALWCMAVNAVLAIGLAPVLGWYAPAIATTVAAWTMVAQLAWGGRKLGEVARFDSRFRQRILRICLASVIMGAILWGTMLMLGPLLERSYWRSLALVGLIGVGIVSYGIAGQTVGAFRLSEFRTAFRRKG, encoded by the coding sequence ATGAAACCCATCCGCCTGATCTCGGGCATTCTCACGGTCGGATTCTGGACTCTCGCAAGCCGCGTCCTCGGCGTCGCCCGCGAGATCTTCATCCTCGCCTACATCGGCCCGGGCCCGGTGATGGATGCCTTCGTGGCCGCCTTCCGCCTGCCCAACATGTTCCGCCGCTTCTTTGCCGAAGGCGCTTTCAACGCGGCATTTGTCCCAATCTTTTCAAAAAAGTACGAGGGCAAAGAGAACCCGCTCAAATTCGGCAGCGATGCGATGAACGGTCTGGCCTTCGTGCTGCTGGTGCTCTCGGCGCTGGCGCTGATCTTCATGCCGGCGCTTGTCTGGGCCACCGCCGGGGGCTTCGCGGGGGACGCGCGCTTCGACCTCACCATCGGCTATGGGCGCATCGTCTTTCCCTATATCTTCTTCATCTCGCTCGCCGCGCTCTTCTCGGGCGCGCTGAACGCCACCGGCCACTTCGCCGCCGCCGCCGCCGCACCGGTGCTGCTCAACATCTTCGTGATTATCGCCATGGTCACCGGCAGGGCCATGGGAGGTGAGATAATTGAATGGCTTGTCTGGGCCATCCCCTTCGCGGGCGTGGCCCAGTTGGTGCTGGTCTGGGTCGCTGCCGAGCGCGCCGGCATCCGCCTGCGCCCGGGCCGTCCGGTCTGGACCAAGGACATGAAGCGGCTCTTGCGCGTCGCCATTCCGGCGGCGCTGGCGGGCGGGGTGATGCAGGTCAACCTGCTGGTCGGCCAACAGGTCGCCTCGACCTTCGAAAAGGCGGTTGGCTGGCTCTACGCCGCCGACCGGCTCTACCAGTTGCCGCTCGGCGTCGTCGGCATCGCCGTGGGCATCGTGTTGCTGCCGGACCTCTCGCGGCGACTGAAAGCGCAGGACGACGCGGGCGCACGCCATGCCTTTTCCCGCGCCGGCGAGCTGTCGCTGGCGCTGACGGTGCCCGCCGCCGTGGCGCTGGTTGTGGTGCCCTTCCCGATTGTCTCGGTGCTGTTCCAACGCGGCGCCACCTCTGTCGCCGACGCGCAGGCCATTGCCTTTGCCGTGGCGATCTACGGGCTCGGCCTGCCAGCCTTCGTGCTGCAAAAAGTGCTGCAGCCGCTCTTCTTTGCCCGCGAGGACACCCGCACGCCGTTCCGCTACGCACTGTGGTGCATGGCGGTAAACGCTGTGCTCGCCATCGGTCTCGCGCCGGTTCTGGGCTGGTACGCCCCGGCCATCGCAACCACCGTCGCCGCCTGGACAATGGTCGCACAGCTTGCCTGGGGCGGGCGCAAGCTCGGCGAGGTGGCCCGCTTCGACAGCCGCTTCCGCCAGCGCATCCTGCGCATCTGCCTTGCCTCGGTGATCATGGGCGCAATTCTCTGGGGAACCATGTTGATGCTCGGCCCGTTGCTGGAGAGAAGCTACTGGCGGAGCCTCGCGCTCGTCGGTCTGATCGGCGTCGGGATCGTTTCCTATGGCATCGCCGGCCAGACCGTTGGGGCCTTCCGCCTGTCCGAGTTCAGAACCGCATTTCGCCGCAAGGGCTGA